One Nocardioidaceae bacterium SCSIO 66511 genomic window carries:
- the rhaI gene encoding L-rhamnose isomerase, with translation MTRFAQIAHLLDGQAIEVPSWAYGNSGTRFHVFGTPGTPRTVEEKVADAATVHRFTGLAPKVALHIPWDRLDDYAALRTYAEGLGIGIGTINSNTFQDEDYKFGALTHVDRKVRQKAIDHHFECIDVMNQTGSRDLKIWLAEGTNYPGQGDIRGRQDRLAESLHTIYERLSDDQRLVLEYKFFEPAFYHTDVPDWGTSYTQVAALGDRALVCLDTGHHAPGTNVEFIVAQLLRLGKLGSFDFNSRFYADDDLIVGAADPFQLFRIIFEVVRGGGYQPANPDSDVAFMLDQCHNIEAKIPGQIRSVLNVQEMTARALLVDREALTAAQESGDVLTANEIFMDAFYTDVRADLSAWRDERGLPADPMRAYAQSGYQQEIEANRVGGTQAGWN, from the coding sequence ATGACGAGGTTCGCACAGATCGCCCACCTGCTGGACGGTCAGGCAATCGAGGTTCCGTCGTGGGCGTACGGCAACTCGGGCACTCGCTTCCACGTGTTCGGTACGCCCGGTACTCCGCGTACGGTCGAAGAGAAGGTCGCCGACGCCGCAACCGTGCATCGGTTTACGGGACTCGCGCCGAAGGTGGCGCTGCACATCCCTTGGGACCGTCTCGACGACTACGCGGCGCTGCGTACGTACGCCGAGGGTCTTGGTATCGGCATCGGCACCATCAACTCGAACACGTTCCAAGACGAGGACTACAAGTTCGGCGCACTCACTCACGTCGACCGCAAGGTTCGCCAGAAGGCGATCGACCACCACTTCGAGTGCATCGACGTGATGAACCAGACCGGCTCTCGCGATCTGAAGATCTGGCTCGCCGAGGGTACGAACTACCCCGGTCAGGGCGATATTCGTGGTCGGCAGGATCGCCTCGCCGAAAGCCTGCACACGATCTACGAGCGACTGTCCGACGACCAACGGCTCGTACTCGAGTACAAGTTCTTCGAGCCGGCGTTCTACCACACCGACGTGCCCGACTGGGGCACGTCGTACACCCAGGTCGCCGCACTCGGTGACCGCGCTCTGGTCTGTCTCGACACCGGGCACCACGCGCCGGGCACGAACGTCGAGTTCATCGTCGCGCAGCTGTTGCGGCTCGGGAAGCTCGGCTCATTCGACTTCAACAGCCGGTTCTATGCAGACGACGACCTGATTGTCGGCGCGGCCGACCCGTTCCAGCTGTTCCGCATCATCTTCGAAGTCGTGCGCGGCGGCGGCTACCAACCGGCCAACCCGGACAGCGATGTGGCGTTCATGCTCGACCAGTGCCACAACATCGAAGCGAAGATTCCAGGACAGATCCGGTCGGTCCTCAACGTGCAGGAAATGACGGCCCGTGCACTACTCGTCGACCGGGAGGCCCTCACGGCTGCGCAAGAGTCCGGCGACGTCCTGACGGCGAACGAGATCTTCATGGACGCCTTCTACACCGACGTACGCGCGGATCTGTCGGCCTGGCGCGATGAACGCGGCCTACCCGCCGACCCGATGCGGGCGTACGCGCAAAGCGGTTACCAACAAGAGATCGAGGCGAACCGTGTCGGCGGTACGCAGGCAGGATGGAACTAG
- a CDS encoding bifunctional aldolase/short-chain dehydrogenase produces the protein MELVAGSTKAELIARSNRLGADRKNTNYAGGNTSAKGVDTDPVTGESVELLWVKGSGGDLGTLQESGLAVLRLDRMRSLVDVYPGVEREDEMVAAFDFCLHGKGGAAPSIDTAMHGLVDAAHVDHLHPDSGIAIATAADGEKLTAEIFGDRVVWVPWRRPGFQLGLDIGAIKAEHPDAVGCILGGHGITAWGDTSDEAERNSLWIIDTAAAYIAEHSKPEPFGARLDGYEPLAESERHQRAAALAPTIRGIASVDSHAGKGRAMVGHYDDSDVVLDFLASAEHVRLAALGTSCPDHFLRTKVRPLVLDLPVTATVEESIERLHELAAAYRDDYQAYYDRHATEDSPPIRGADPLIVLVPGVGMFSYGKDKQTARVAGEFYLNAINVMRGAEGLSTYQPIDESEKFRIEYWALEEAKLQRMPQPKALAGRVALVTGAASGIGKATAKKLADEGACVVIGDLDAQRASDAAAEIGGTDVAVGVAVDVSDQSGVRAMVDAAVLAFGGIDLVVNNAGLSLSRSLLETTEADWDRQHNVMAKGSFLVSQAAARVLIEQRLGGDIVYISSKNSVFAGPNNIAYAATKADQAHQVRLLAAELGEYGVKVNGVNPDGVVQGSGIFAGGWGAQRAAVYGVDEADLGKFYAQRTILKREVLPEHIANAVFVLCGPELTHTTGLHVPVDAGVAAAFLR, from the coding sequence ATGGAACTAGTGGCCGGCAGTACGAAAGCGGAGCTGATCGCGCGATCCAACCGCCTCGGCGCAGATCGCAAGAACACCAACTATGCCGGTGGCAACACCTCTGCGAAGGGAGTCGACACCGATCCGGTGACCGGTGAGTCCGTAGAACTGTTGTGGGTCAAGGGCTCTGGCGGTGACCTCGGCACCCTGCAGGAGTCGGGGTTGGCCGTGCTCCGGCTCGACCGGATGCGCTCGCTCGTCGACGTCTATCCCGGGGTCGAACGGGAAGACGAGATGGTCGCCGCGTTCGACTTCTGCCTGCATGGCAAGGGCGGTGCGGCACCGTCGATCGATACCGCAATGCACGGTCTCGTCGATGCGGCGCACGTCGACCACCTTCATCCCGATTCCGGAATCGCGATCGCGACGGCCGCCGACGGCGAGAAGCTGACTGCCGAGATCTTCGGTGACCGCGTGGTGTGGGTGCCGTGGCGCCGCCCGGGTTTCCAACTGGGGTTGGACATTGGCGCGATCAAGGCCGAACATCCCGACGCGGTCGGGTGCATTCTCGGCGGGCACGGGATCACCGCGTGGGGCGACACGAGTGACGAGGCGGAGCGAAACTCGCTCTGGATCATCGACACAGCCGCGGCGTACATCGCAGAGCACTCCAAGCCCGAGCCGTTCGGTGCTCGGCTCGATGGCTACGAGCCCCTTGCCGAGAGTGAACGGCATCAGCGAGCGGCGGCCCTTGCACCGACCATTCGAGGCATCGCCTCGGTCGATTCCCATGCTGGCAAGGGCCGTGCGATGGTCGGCCACTACGACGACTCCGACGTCGTGCTCGACTTTCTCGCATCGGCAGAGCATGTCCGGCTCGCGGCCCTCGGTACGTCTTGCCCCGACCATTTCCTGCGTACGAAGGTCCGCCCGTTGGTGCTCGACCTTCCCGTCACCGCGACGGTAGAGGAGTCCATCGAGCGTCTTCACGAGCTCGCCGCTGCGTACCGCGACGACTATCAGGCCTACTACGACCGGCACGCGACCGAGGACTCGCCACCGATCCGCGGAGCCGACCCACTGATCGTCCTGGTGCCCGGCGTCGGCATGTTCAGCTACGGCAAAGACAAGCAGACCGCCCGGGTAGCAGGAGAGTTCTACCTGAACGCGATCAATGTCATGCGTGGTGCCGAGGGTTTGTCCACGTACCAGCCGATCGACGAGAGCGAGAAGTTCCGCATCGAGTACTGGGCGCTCGAGGAGGCCAAACTGCAGCGGATGCCTCAACCAAAGGCGCTCGCGGGTCGCGTCGCATTGGTGACGGGCGCGGCGAGCGGGATCGGAAAGGCAACAGCGAAGAAGCTTGCTGACGAAGGCGCGTGCGTTGTCATCGGGGACCTCGATGCACAGCGCGCTTCGGATGCGGCGGCCGAGATCGGCGGTACGGACGTTGCTGTCGGCGTTGCCGTCGACGTCAGCGATCAGAGCGGCGTACGTGCGATGGTCGACGCGGCGGTGCTCGCGTTCGGAGGCATCGACCTCGTGGTCAACAACGCAGGTCTATCGCTGAGCAGGTCACTGCTGGAGACGACCGAGGCCGACTGGGACCGCCAGCACAATGTCATGGCAAAGGGCTCGTTCCTCGTCTCCCAGGCTGCGGCGAGAGTGCTGATCGAACAACGACTCGGCGGCGACATCGTCTACATCTCGAGCAAGAACTCCGTTTTCGCAGGGCCCAACAACATTGCGTACGCAGCGACGAAGGCCGACCAGGCGCATCAGGTACGTCTGTTGGCCGCTGAGCTCGGTGAGTACGGTGTGAAGGTCAACGGGGTGAACCCCGACGGCGTCGTCCAGGGTTCCGGCATCTTCGCCGGCGGATGGGGAGCACAACGCGCTGCGGTGTACGGAGTCGATGAGGCCGATCTCGGCAAGTTCTATGCACAGCGCACGATCCTGAAGCGTGAGGTGCTTCCCGAGCACATCGCCAACGCGGTCTTCGTACTGTGCGGACCGGAACTCACCCACACCACCGGTCTGCACGTGCCGGTCGACGCCGGAGTGGCGGCGGCGTTCCTGCGATGA
- a CDS encoding rhamnulokinase, producing MTQKRAAAVDLGATSGRVIEATVGSDALLVREVHRFANGAVQVGDSLHWDVLGIYREVLNGLRTVARGGRLDGLGIDSWAVDYGLLDRDGVLLGNPYSHRDRRTDGVAARVAETIEPAELYAVTGLQELPFNTIYQLAAEAGSARLGVAETLLLLPDLLAYWLTGEIGAERTNASTTGLYDVRRQDWAVDVVERLALPASILPPLRDPGSVIGALRGTVSSDVELADDVPVIAVGSHDTASAVVGVPATGDSFAYISSGTWSLVGLELDAPVLSDAARGADFTNEGGVDGTVRFLKNVMGLWVLTECIRGWGDPAADLDSLLAAAGRAEGLRTVIDIDDVSLLPPATATDPMDARVTRLARAAGEPVPTTPAEVARCVLDSLALAYRRQLRTAAELAGKDFDVVHVVGGGSQNELLCQLTADALDVPVLAGPAEAAALGNVLVQARTLGVDIPDLAAMRALIARTHHVRRYEPRRDLAWASAAARVSGGDV from the coding sequence ATGACGCAGAAGCGAGCCGCCGCCGTCGATCTCGGCGCCACAAGTGGCCGGGTCATCGAGGCGACGGTCGGCTCAGACGCCCTTCTCGTACGGGAGGTTCACCGCTTCGCGAACGGCGCGGTCCAGGTCGGCGATTCGTTGCACTGGGATGTGCTGGGCATCTATCGCGAAGTGCTCAACGGCCTTCGTACGGTTGCGCGCGGCGGCAGGCTCGATGGTCTCGGAATCGACTCCTGGGCAGTCGACTACGGACTGCTCGATCGCGATGGAGTGTTGCTCGGAAACCCCTATTCACATCGCGATCGGCGTACGGACGGCGTTGCGGCACGGGTTGCTGAGACGATCGAGCCCGCGGAGCTGTACGCGGTGACGGGTCTGCAGGAGCTGCCGTTCAATACGATCTACCAGCTCGCCGCCGAGGCTGGTTCGGCGCGACTCGGTGTCGCCGAGACGCTGTTGTTGCTTCCAGATCTACTGGCGTACTGGCTGACTGGTGAGATCGGCGCGGAGCGTACGAACGCTTCGACGACGGGGTTGTACGACGTGCGGCGGCAGGACTGGGCCGTCGACGTCGTCGAGCGCCTGGCGTTGCCGGCATCGATCCTTCCACCGTTACGAGATCCCGGATCGGTGATAGGTGCGCTGCGCGGGACGGTGTCGTCCGATGTCGAACTTGCCGACGATGTCCCGGTGATCGCGGTCGGGTCGCACGACACCGCATCGGCTGTTGTCGGCGTACCCGCCACCGGCGACTCGTTCGCCTACATCTCCTCGGGGACCTGGTCGCTGGTCGGACTCGAGCTGGACGCCCCCGTACTGTCGGACGCTGCGCGTGGTGCGGACTTCACCAACGAGGGTGGCGTGGACGGCACCGTCAGGTTCCTGAAGAACGTCATGGGCCTGTGGGTGCTGACGGAGTGCATCCGCGGGTGGGGCGACCCGGCAGCGGATCTGGATTCGCTGCTAGCGGCGGCGGGCAGGGCCGAAGGTCTGCGGACCGTCATCGACATCGACGATGTTTCGCTACTGCCACCGGCGACGGCCACCGACCCGATGGATGCGCGGGTGACGAGGCTCGCCCGGGCTGCCGGCGAACCAGTTCCGACGACGCCTGCGGAGGTCGCCCGCTGCGTACTCGACAGCCTCGCCCTCGCGTACCGACGCCAACTGCGGACCGCCGCCGAGCTGGCGGGCAAAGACTTCGACGTCGTGCACGTGGTCGGCGGTGGCTCGCAGAACGAGCTCCTGTGCCAGCTCACCGCCGACGCGCTCGACGTACCGGTACTCGCAGGACCGGCCGAGGCGGCAGCGCTCGGCAACGTACTGGTTCAGGCGCGCACACTCGGCGTCGACATACCCGATCTTGCGGCGATGCGCGCTCTGATCGCACGTACGCATCACGTTCGTCGGTACGAACCCCGTCGAGATCTGGCCTGGGCCAGCGCCGCTGCGCGGGTATCCGGCGGCGACGTCTGA
- a CDS encoding alpha/beta hydrolase, with protein sequence MDFTSKHQHSNGVLERDFTIGEVSGILWTPPSGAAPAPLILIGHPGGLRNLYPRLAGRAQHCATNGFAAATIELPGCGDRSRSVTADQARADLRSAIAAGEPVNDDIIDRLILPLVDESVPEWRDSIDALLRLPEIAGPVGYSGGVIAIGVRLALVEPRIVAAGLFAGSFIPRATYEEARQVTIPLHVLLQWDDESNDRQAALDLFDAFGSQEKALNANLGGHTGVPAYAGEDAYRFFVRHLG encoded by the coding sequence ATGGACTTCACCTCCAAACACCAACACAGCAACGGCGTACTCGAACGCGATTTCACGATCGGCGAGGTATCCGGCATCCTTTGGACGCCTCCGTCCGGAGCAGCACCTGCGCCGCTGATCCTCATCGGCCATCCCGGCGGGTTGCGCAACCTGTACCCCCGACTGGCGGGGAGAGCCCAACATTGCGCGACGAATGGCTTCGCCGCCGCCACCATCGAACTTCCCGGGTGCGGTGACCGATCCCGATCGGTCACGGCCGATCAAGCCCGTGCCGATCTGCGCTCAGCGATAGCGGCCGGCGAACCCGTCAACGACGACATCATCGACAGACTCATCCTCCCGCTCGTCGACGAGTCGGTCCCGGAATGGCGCGACAGCATCGACGCACTCCTTCGACTACCCGAGATAGCCGGCCCGGTCGGCTACTCCGGCGGCGTGATCGCAATCGGCGTCAGACTGGCGCTGGTCGAGCCACGCATCGTCGCGGCCGGTCTGTTTGCTGGGAGCTTCATACCGCGGGCGACGTACGAAGAGGCCAGACAGGTCACGATCCCACTGCACGTGCTTCTGCAGTGGGACGACGAGTCGAACGACCGGCAGGCTGCGCTGGACCTGTTCGACGCATTCGGATCGCAGGAGAAGGCGCTGAACGCCAATCTCGGAGGGCATACCGGTGTTCCCGCGTACGCCGGGGAGGACGCGTACCGGTTCTTTGTCAGGCATTTGGGGTAG